The following are encoded in a window of Pukyongiella litopenaei genomic DNA:
- a CDS encoding type IV secretion system DNA-binding domain-containing protein, translating to MATQVVKYSLSVAAAVFTAVYVWLVWQNYEIDKVRLTATWWIADFNVERRGTEDRELTYIDLDGRRVTRSAGEIYADPVLRGIYEVYEANARRFVWLALLPTAVAFALVFAVFIVVGRSLKEEEHVRGARLVSARHLKSWSYRKWRAYEKKFGQGVKQGPRYTLAGIEFPPNAVEAQIGITGTVGTGKTNAMHELLNTIRAAGGRAIVYDRMGGLLRDHYDAATDIIVNPFDERSVGWSPFNEVSTNEGFAQIAEVMIPDHPGALETFWTQSARLVFQYAARELAKAGKGSNAELRHAIMTMPADDLARIVQSTPGAHFFGDHVARTSASIRANMITELRFLEYLRDDGEPFSIRDWVVNERPGFVFLTGNAELSAATRNIVSTLFEVAANALMTTPESRDPKVWFFLDEVPTLNRLPFLPRSLAEIRQFGGAFVVGYQVFSQLEDLYGEKAAETISGVLNNRVVFNTPDFATAQRSSRSLGEEDVVEMTENLTLGAHDTRDGVGIVGRRTQRPIVTPAEIQSLPQFVAYFRPAYDAPTAMVRFDPVRTTARAPKLIPYRGPGFDRGGMDVQAINADLSEGTRPTRGFAGLPAQEQKAEFYRWLDRVRPDGAKGIGDASARSDRDWYWEHFSSGRARGLEIVEIAPPDPLDAFARNDGQTGRRARDKLRLPWPEEALSGETGPDKTGPVAAPPDVPEPAMAECGPDAVPEGAVPSPAPPAIPVQPRLPLPEPDPVPPASAASRALYIEVLLKGADRS from the coding sequence ATGGCGACCCAGGTCGTCAAATACTCCCTGTCCGTCGCCGCGGCCGTGTTCACCGCCGTCTATGTCTGGCTGGTCTGGCAGAATTACGAGATCGACAAGGTAAGGCTGACCGCGACCTGGTGGATCGCGGATTTCAACGTCGAGCGACGCGGCACGGAAGACCGGGAACTGACCTATATCGACCTGGACGGCCGGCGCGTGACCCGCAGCGCGGGCGAAATCTACGCCGATCCGGTACTGCGAGGAATTTACGAGGTCTATGAGGCCAACGCGCGGCGCTTTGTCTGGCTCGCCCTGCTCCCGACGGCGGTCGCGTTCGCGCTGGTCTTCGCGGTGTTCATTGTCGTGGGCCGGTCGCTGAAGGAGGAAGAGCATGTCCGCGGCGCCCGGCTGGTGTCGGCACGGCATCTGAAGTCCTGGTCGTACCGGAAATGGCGGGCCTATGAGAAGAAGTTCGGCCAGGGCGTGAAGCAGGGACCGCGCTACACGCTGGCGGGCATCGAGTTTCCACCGAACGCGGTGGAAGCGCAGATCGGCATCACCGGCACCGTCGGCACCGGCAAGACCAACGCCATGCACGAACTTCTGAACACGATCCGCGCCGCCGGCGGGCGCGCCATTGTCTACGACCGCATGGGGGGCCTGCTGCGTGACCATTACGATGCGGCCACCGACATCATCGTCAACCCGTTCGACGAGCGCTCCGTGGGCTGGTCGCCCTTCAACGAGGTCAGCACCAACGAGGGCTTCGCGCAGATCGCCGAGGTGATGATCCCGGATCATCCCGGTGCCCTCGAGACGTTCTGGACACAATCGGCGCGACTGGTGTTCCAGTATGCGGCGCGCGAGCTGGCCAAGGCCGGCAAGGGCAGTAACGCGGAATTGCGCCACGCGATCATGACCATGCCGGCGGATGATCTGGCGCGGATCGTCCAGTCCACGCCGGGCGCGCATTTCTTCGGAGACCACGTCGCCCGCACATCGGCCTCGATCCGCGCCAACATGATCACCGAGCTGCGGTTCCTGGAATATCTGCGCGACGATGGCGAGCCGTTCTCGATCCGCGACTGGGTCGTAAACGAACGCCCCGGTTTCGTCTTCCTGACCGGCAATGCCGAGCTTTCGGCCGCGACCCGCAACATCGTCTCGACGCTCTTCGAGGTCGCGGCCAATGCGCTGATGACCACGCCGGAAAGCCGCGACCCCAAGGTCTGGTTCTTTCTCGACGAGGTTCCCACGCTCAACAGGTTGCCGTTCCTGCCCCGTTCGCTCGCCGAAATCCGGCAGTTCGGCGGCGCCTTCGTCGTCGGCTACCAGGTGTTCTCGCAGCTTGAGGATCTTTACGGCGAGAAGGCGGCCGAGACGATCTCAGGCGTTCTCAACAATCGCGTGGTGTTCAACACGCCGGATTTCGCCACCGCGCAACGGTCGTCCCGCTCGCTTGGCGAAGAAGACGTTGTGGAAATGACCGAGAACCTGACGCTGGGCGCCCATGACACGCGCGACGGCGTGGGCATTGTCGGGCGCCGGACCCAACGCCCGATCGTCACCCCGGCGGAAATCCAGTCGCTGCCGCAATTCGTGGCCTATTTCCGGCCCGCCTATGACGCACCCACCGCGATGGTCCGTTTCGATCCGGTCAGAACCACGGCCCGGGCGCCGAAGTTGATCCCCTATCGCGGCCCCGGTTTCGACCGGGGCGGCATGGACGTTCAGGCGATCAACGCGGATCTGAGCGAGGGCACCCGGCCCACCAGGGGATTTGCCGGCCTGCCCGCGCAGGAGCAGAAGGCGGAGTTCTACCGCTGGCTCGACCGGGTACGCCCCGACGGGGCAAAGGGGATCGGGGACGCGTCGGCGCGCTCCGACCGGGACTGGTACTGGGAGCATTTTTCCAGTGGCCGTGCGCGCGGGCTGGAAATCGTGGAGATCGCCCCGCCCGATCCGCTCGACGCCTTCGCCCGCAATGACGGCCAGACCGGCCGGCGCGCACGGGACAAGCTCCGCCTGCCCTGGCCCGAGGAAGCACTGTCGGGTGAGACGGGGCCGGATAAGACGGGGCCGGTTGCAGCGCCCCCGGATGTGCCCGAGCCCGCGATGGCGGAATGCGGCCCCGACGCGGTGCCGGAGGGCGCGGTGCCCTCCCCTGCCCCGCCGGCAATCCCGGTTCAGCCACGGCTCCCGTTACCCGAACCGGACCCGGTGCCGCCCGCCAGTGCCGCATCGAGAGCCTTGTACATTGAAGTGCTGCTGAAAGGAGCAGACCGCTCATGA